GCATCAGTTCGCGCATCGACGGCAGACCCAGAACCCGCACCTCGCCGGAGTGACCACCGCTCCAGAAACCATAATATTCATCCAGTTGACCCGGGGGAATGTCGGCTTTGGCCGCCGCGCTGGCGGTCGCGGGCAGGGTTGCGGCGGCGGCAGCCGCCAGGGCGCCTCCCCCCACCATGCCGGTTCGGCACGCCATGCCGGTCAAACTTCCGACCGTGGCCACCTTGATACCGGTTCCCAACAGATCACGTCGGGTCACTCCCTGCTTTTCGTTTTCCGCCATCGTTTTTCTCCCTTCTTAAAGGTCAATTAAAAATTGGGAACCGCGTTGTGTGATTTCACACAGTGGTAAGATAGCACCCTTGTCTGAAAAGAGGGCAATAAAATTCACCTGGAATTGATTTTGGTCAATTCCAGGTAAAATATTATTGTTCAGACAAAGCTTTCGGTCTCTTTGGCCGCGGCGGACTCCCGGCGTTCCCGACGGGTGCGGCGCATGATCAGAGTGGGACAGACTGCTTCGTTGACGTAATTCAGTTGGCAGTGCAGGCAATAGATGCATTCGTTGGGGTGGATTTCGCCATTGGGCTGGATCGCCTGGACCAGACATTCGTTGCCGCAGTTGGAGCACAGCTCTCCGCACTGCCGGCGTCTTTTGAGCCAAGCGAAGATGCGCATCCGGCCGGGAATGGCGATGGCCGCCCCCAGGGGACAGAGATAACGGCAGAAAAACCGTTCCACGAACAGTCCGGCCACCAGCAAGCCCACGGCCCACAGCACGTAAGGCCACTCCCGGTCCATGCGCAGCAGCACCACGGTCTTGAAGGGTTCGATTTCCGCCAGTCTTTCGGCGGTGGCCATGGAGGTGAGGGAAATGGCCAGCAGTCCCAAGAACAGCACATACTTGATGGCCCACAACCGTTCATGCCAGGCGAACGGCAGGCGGAACTGGGGCACCCCGAGTTGACGGGCCACCCAGTTGAGCAGTTCGGTCAAGGCGCCGAACGGACAGAGCCAGCCGCAAAAGGCTCCCCGTCCCCAAAAGAGCAGCGACAGGGCCGTGGCGCACCACAGCACGAAGATCAACGGTTCGATGAGGAAGAACTCCCAGCGGAAATGGCCCATCAGGGCGTGCAGGAAGGTCAACACGTTGACCACTGACAACTGGGCCTGGGCGTATCCCCCGATCCAGATCACCGAAAACAGCAAAAATCCCCGTCGCAGCCAGGAGACCAGCCGCGGATGGGTGACCAGCAGCTCCTGAAAGAAAAAGATCAGGGTCAGGATGACCAGAGAGACCGACAGCACCACCACATCCCCCATGCGATCCTGCCAGATCCGTTGCCACAGGGGAGGGGTGTCGTCGTCGGTGGCGGACTCCGGAGTCTGGGTGGTCGCCGCCGCCGACGGTGCCGGTGCCACGGGGGTCGGATGCTGCACGAAGCGTTCCGGCAGGGTGTAGGTGATGGAAAAACTGGTGAAGGTTTTTTCGATGGGTCCGGTGGGGCGGTGGGCCAGCAGTTCCAGAGACCAGGGACGGGTGGGATCGAAGGCGACCCCTTCCGGCATCTTGAACAGCCCCACCTCCGCGAATTCCGGCATGCCCGGAGCCAGATCCCGCATGCGCCGGTACTGGTAGTCGTGGAGCAAAATGCTGTTGCCATCCTGGTTGATCTTGAAGCGGTCGAAGATCCCACCCCGCACGAATCCTGATCCCCGGAACGAATACGAGCCGTTGGCCATGATCAGCAACGCCTGCTGACCCGGGGCGAGCCACTCCCGCAGATTGGCGAACTCCGCTTCTCCCAGGAGGTTTTTGCCGATATCCGCAGGGGTCGCCAGGGCCACATGCAGATCGATGAACAATTCGGCTGGTGGCATGATCTTGATGTAAGGCTCGCCGCTACCGGCGCCGATTTTGAGAAAGGCCGCGTCCACCTCGCCGTGGTTCAAGGTCATGCGGCGGATCGCCCCTTCCCCCAGGAGGGTGTTCCACTCCGTGGCCTTGAAGGGGGGATCAAGCAGCGTGGCCCGGACTATTGGCGCCTCGGCCTTGCCTCCCCGGGCGATGGCCCGGGCGGCCCGATGGATGCCGTCGTTGATGACGATGGCGGTGACCGTGGCCCCGCTGATGGCGTCGATGGCCTGTTTGGTTCCGGATTCCGCCTCCTTGAGGAGGTTGCGTCCCACGTAGCGGGTCACGAAGTCGAACAGTTTGTGTTCCGGAATGCCCACGAGCAGAATCGGTTCGGCGTGTTTGACCACCTTGCCCCCGGTGATCACGCCGTTTAAGTCGATCCCCCCCAGGATCTCGATGGGTTTGCCCGAATAGCCGATGTCGCTAGTGCGGAAAAGGTGTCCCACCGGTTGGTTGTTCTTGTAGGCCATGCCGATGGCCGGTGAGCCTTTCGGTTCGTCGAACCGGTCCGCGTCGGGAAACACCTCCCCCGGTTGCACCACCACATCGTAGGCACCGAACTCACGGGCCTGGAGCATGACCGGTTGTCCAAGCATCAGGATCCACCCCAGCGCCACCATCCAGCCGGACCATCTTCTGGGCCGGTTGCGCGGTTGGATTGATCGGTTCTGGCTCATGTCGGGGGACTCCGTGTTGTGGGTAGAGTTGGAAAGAAGAATCGTGTTACGGTTAAGGGATTCCTTTTCATTCTCGACTCATGAATGGTTCCCGAGTCAAGGCCCGCTGTGGGTGCATTTTTTTAATTTACACAGAAAACGGGATTGGTTAAATTGCCCAGAAGGCGGGTTGGTTGGTGGTGTCATGGGGAGAATGACCGATGCCCGCTTCCTTGGCGCGTGGCCAGGGAACGTCTCGTACTTGAAAACCATGAGGAGGAAAGGCAAATGAATAAAGGTCTGCGTGTTTTGGCTCTGGCGACTCTGCTGGGTGGCGCCGCCATGTTCTCCGCTGCTGATGCTTCGGCCTGGTGGGGCGGTCCCGGTTGGGGCAACAACGGTTGGAACAACAACAACTGGAACAACAACAACTGGAACGACTGGAACAATAACTGGGGCAACAATTGGCTTGGCAACGGCAATGGCAACGGCCGCGCCAATGGCAATTTCGGCTTCAACATGGGTGGTGACGTGGCCGGTTCCGGTAACGGCTATGGCAACAATAATTGGAACAATAACTGGAACAATACCAACGGCTGGAACAACGGCTGGAACAATGGCTGGAACAACGGCTGGTATCCCGGATACGGCTATGGCCCGGGTTGGGGTTATCCCGGATATGGTCCGGCCTGGGGTGGTGCGCCGGGTTGGGGTTACGCTCCCGCCGCTCCGGCTCCGGAAGCCAAAGCCGAAAAGGCCGACGAGAAGAAATAATCCGTCGCCAAAAGGGATGGAGCAGCGCCTCCATCCCTTTTGGACCTTTGTGTGCGGGTGAAATCGGGATGAGGTCTGCGAAGTTTGTTTCGGACCGGTATTTATTTCTTTTGTTTTATGATTTATATATTTTTCTGATCTCCTGTTTTTGGAGACTTCAAGCCGTCCCCGCCTTTTCGGCTCCCTTTTGTTTTCCCGCTTGACTGGCTTTCCACGGCGTTGAGGCGCTTTTCATCCCTTCTGGCGGCGGTTTGGGACGTATGAGTCACAAGGCGCGACCAGGGCTTTAATCTTTGGAGAAATATCAAGATGAGATCGGCGCGATGGCTTTTGAAGCAGGCGAGCCACGGGACGTGATCCTGTATTTGTGCGAAAAGCCCTCCCAGGCCCGGGACATCGCCCGCATGCTGGGTGCCAACGGCAAGCGGGATGGTTATCTGGAAGGGGGCGGCATCCAGGTGACTTGGTGTCTGGGCCATCTGCTGGAGATGATCCCCCCGGACGGATACGGCCCGGTCTGGAAGGCGTGGCGGTTGGAGACCTTGCCGATTCTGCCCGACGGTTGGCGGGTGGAGGTGCGGGACAAGGTGGGCAAGCAGTTTCGGGTGATTCAGGGATTGTTGAAAAAATGCGCGGAAGTGGTGATCGCCACCGACGCGGACCGGGAAGGGGAGACCATCGGACGGGAGGTGCTGGACCATTGCGGTTATCGGGGTCCGGTCTCCCGGTTGTGGCTGTCGGCTTTGGATGACGAGAGCATTCGCAAGGCGTTGGGCGCCCGTCTGCCCGGGGCCAAAACCGAGCCGTTGTACCGGGCCGGCCTGGGACGGGCCCGGGCGGACTGGCTGGTGGGGATGAATTTGACCCGGGCCTATACCATTTTGGGGCGACGGGGAGGCTACGAGGGGGTGTTGACCGTGGGTCGGGTGCAGACCCCCACCTTGAAACTGGTGGTGGATCGGGACCGGTTGATCGAACATTTCAAGCCGACGGATTTTTTTGAGGTCTGGATCGATTGCGCGGCTCCGGCGGGGCGGTTCCGGGCCAAGTGGGTGGTGCCGGAAGCGTGGGCCGACGAGGAGGGGCGTTGTCTGGAACGTGCCCGGGCCGAAGCGGTGGCCCAGGGGGTGGCCGGGGGGTCGGGCCGGATCGTCAAGGCCGAAACCAAACGGATGCGGGAGGCGCCCCCTTTGCCTTTGGATCTGTCCACCTTGCAGCAGGAGTCCTCCCGCCGTTGGGGCATGGGGGCGGCGCGTACCCTGGAAGTGGCCCAGGCGTTGTACGAAACCCACAAGGCCATCACCTACCCCCGCACCGATTGTCGGTATCTGCCGGAAAATCAGTTGTCCGAAGTCGGGGCCGTTTTTCAATCCATGGTCCGTTCCGACGCTTCCATGGCGACGCTGGTGGGTCAGGCGGATGGGACGTTGCGTTCCAAGGCGTGGGACGACGGCAAGATCACCGCCCATCATGCCATGATTCCTACCAAGGCGGGGACCGGAGTGGGGGGCATGTCCTTGGAGGAGTCCCGGCTTTATGATCTGGTGCGGCGTCACTATCTGGCGCAATTTTTTCCGGTGTACCAGTTTGATCGGACCGTGGTGGAGGTGGAGGCGGCAGGCGCGTTGTTTCGGGCGTCGGGCAATGTGGAGATCGCGCCGGGCTGGAAGGTGGTGCTGCGTCGGGAGGCCAAACCCGGTGAAGCCGAAGAGGAGCGTCTGCCCCAGGGATTGAAAAAAGGGGAGTCGGTCTTGGTGGAAGGGGGGCGGGTGGAGGAGAAACGCACCAAACCGCCCAACCGTCACACGGAAGGGACTTTGATTCAGGCCATGAAAAACGTGGGCCGCATGGTGGAGGATCCCCGTTTCAAGCAGACCCTGCGGGAGACCTCCGGAATCGGCACCGAGGCCACCCGGGCTGCGATCATCGAGAATCTGTTGCAACGCATGCTGTTGCGCAAGGAGGGCAAGAACCTGATCAGCGCCCCGGTGGCCCGGGTGCTGGTGGACGTGTTGCCCCGCAGCGTGACCAATCCCGCCACCACCGCCATTTGGGAGCAGGCTTTGGAGGAGATCGCCCAGAACATCCGCACCCTGGAAGAGTTTGAAAGCAAGGCGGTGATCTGGGTGAGTCGTCTGATCGAGGCGGTCAAAAGCGAAGGGGAGCGTCATCTCAACCGGTTCGCCGAACTGGTCCCTGCTGCGGTATCCGCCTCATCCCCTGCCGCCCCTTCCGGTTCCCCCGCCGCCGGGAACCCTTGTCCCGCCTGTCGCAAGGGACGGGTGACGACCCGTACCACCAAGGAGGGGCGCTCTTTTTTGGGGTGTGACCGTTTTCCCAGGTGTCGGTTTGTCGGGTCGGCGTGACGGGGGGCGGCGGACAGGGCTGGAGGGGGTTGGTTGTGGCGAAGGGGGGGGCGTTGAGGGATGGATAAGACTTTTTTAAAAGTGGAATAATTTTTGCTCACTTGTGTCTGGGCGGACCGTTTCTTTAATCCGAATAACTACACGCGAATAATGTTCAAATGGCTCCATGCAAAATTTGTTTGTGGGCAGCACCCATTATTTGGTAAGGTCTCGGGAATAAACGGCCGATAGCGAGCAGAATCTAATTGCGTTTTGTCAGGTCAGGGGATGAGCAAGATGAT
The DNA window shown above is from Magnetococcales bacterium and carries:
- a CDS encoding regulatory protein NosR, with the translated sequence MSQNRSIQPRNRPRRWSGWMVALGWILMLGQPVMLQAREFGAYDVVVQPGEVFPDADRFDEPKGSPAIGMAYKNNQPVGHLFRTSDIGYSGKPIEILGGIDLNGVITGGKVVKHAEPILLVGIPEHKLFDFVTRYVGRNLLKEAESGTKQAIDAISGATVTAIVINDGIHRAARAIARGGKAEAPIVRATLLDPPFKATEWNTLLGEGAIRRMTLNHGEVDAAFLKIGAGSGEPYIKIMPPAELFIDLHVALATPADIGKNLLGEAEFANLREWLAPGQQALLIMANGSYSFRGSGFVRGGIFDRFKINQDGNSILLHDYQYRRMRDLAPGMPEFAEVGLFKMPEGVAFDPTRPWSLELLAHRPTGPIEKTFTSFSITYTLPERFVQHPTPVAPAPSAAATTQTPESATDDDTPPLWQRIWQDRMGDVVVLSVSLVILTLIFFFQELLVTHPRLVSWLRRGFLLFSVIWIGGYAQAQLSVVNVLTFLHALMGHFRWEFFLIEPLIFVLWCATALSLLFWGRGAFCGWLCPFGALTELLNWVARQLGVPQFRLPFAWHERLWAIKYVLFLGLLAISLTSMATAERLAEIEPFKTVVLLRMDREWPYVLWAVGLLVAGLFVERFFCRYLCPLGAAIAIPGRMRIFAWLKRRRQCGELCSNCGNECLVQAIQPNGEIHPNECIYCLHCQLNYVNEAVCPTLIMRRTRRERRESAAAKETESFV
- a CDS encoding DNA topoisomerase III; amino-acid sequence: MILYLCEKPSQARDIARMLGANGKRDGYLEGGGIQVTWCLGHLLEMIPPDGYGPVWKAWRLETLPILPDGWRVEVRDKVGKQFRVIQGLLKKCAEVVIATDADREGETIGREVLDHCGYRGPVSRLWLSALDDESIRKALGARLPGAKTEPLYRAGLGRARADWLVGMNLTRAYTILGRRGGYEGVLTVGRVQTPTLKLVVDRDRLIEHFKPTDFFEVWIDCAAPAGRFRAKWVVPEAWADEEGRCLERARAEAVAQGVAGGSGRIVKAETKRMREAPPLPLDLSTLQQESSRRWGMGAARTLEVAQALYETHKAITYPRTDCRYLPENQLSEVGAVFQSMVRSDASMATLVGQADGTLRSKAWDDGKITAHHAMIPTKAGTGVGGMSLEESRLYDLVRRHYLAQFFPVYQFDRTVVEVEAAGALFRASGNVEIAPGWKVVLRREAKPGEAEEERLPQGLKKGESVLVEGGRVEEKRTKPPNRHTEGTLIQAMKNVGRMVEDPRFKQTLRETSGIGTEATRAAIIENLLQRMLLRKEGKNLISAPVARVLVDVLPRSVTNPATTAIWEQALEEIAQNIRTLEEFESKAVIWVSRLIEAVKSEGERHLNRFAELVPAAVSASSPAAPSGSPAAGNPCPACRKGRVTTRTTKEGRSFLGCDRFPRCRFVGSA